The genomic interval tatttttatccaAGCCAAATGAAAAACGGCAAACCTGAGTTTTTGCAGGCCCCAATGTAAACAATGCAACAATTTCTTAAGAAAATCTGTCTCCGCCACAATACCAGACTGAAGAGCATCATTATATAGTCCAAAACTATATCTCGTAGTGCTTCCTGTACTTATAGGGCAAAAATCATTCAGAAAATTGTAGTCTCCGAAACTTCCATTACAAGCAAACGAAATATGACCGCATCCGGTATGATTTTTGCAGGCTTCCCTCCAGCATTCAGTCACTTTTCTTATGGCATAATAGTACCATAAGGCTCCAAACATCTGAAAGATAGCAtatcagaaaaattaatttgcaaaGTAGAGGGAAAATCGTAAATCGACGATtccaaaatctaaaatttatatccaaaaaaagaaaataattgagtgtgcgtatatatatgtattaacTGGTCGTTGACAAAATTCTGGTTTTACTAGAATATGCTTttctaaattacaaaatagTGACTATCATAATTCACGCTTTTCTGATTccaaaacttgaatataaaaatGGTATTTTTGAAAACTTCTGAtataaaaatggtaaatttgaaaattttgccaTCCGTAGGGTGGAAAAATTGTAATTTCCCTAAAAATATGTAGGTAAAATGATGACACCTTGAACTTACATGACCGCTTTGCAAGTAAAGAAGAACATAGAAGGCAAAAATGACCCATGTAGCATCGGCAATCACCCCTGAACCCTCTATAGCCTCTGTGAACACGAAGTACGTTCGAATAACCCTTAGCAaatattgtaaaacaaaaaaggtcaTTGCCGTCGAAAATTCTGTGCCTCTTATTCCGAAAATCACCAAAACCTGAACGATTTTAATTGAAGTCCCATTAGATGATATGgaataattaatgtaaataaacattttgaatGATATTGAATATgaacaaaattgattatttatttttgcgcAAACCGATGGTATAGGTGGGATGGCAATTTTTGAAACTACCCGCGAAATTGATCCTAACGGCATGAAAATAATAGTTTGTTCACGTTGGCGAAATGGGACACAGATTAATATCTTGTGTTTTGGTCACTTCAAGTTTAAAGTTCCTGTCACGTGAACCCATTTAATTATGACATAATTAACTGTTTGATTAATAATGATGTTGTATTGACTAGATTTTAGATGCGATTGAACTACGTTTATACctgtatatatttcaaaattatctagCTATATTAAGAGCAGAATTGGTTTGAATTTGAGAGGTAgtactataaatattttaaacaaatatattaaaacatataaacaactcaaattttaaaactatacTTTTAAAGCATATTAGGCATGCGACATAATTGTTAATAGACCGGTTGAGCTAgtgtttgaaattattaacaaGATTAATAAGAGTATCAAATTCTTATAGCTCAAATTTAACAGTACTACACACTAAGCAAAATTGCCACCCCTAATATCCATGCAAAACATTTAGGGTTGTATGTctaaatacaattttaatcaaagtaaaggaaaaaataacattCAAATCATTATTCTTGACATGAATCATATGAAGATCTATCTTTATCAACAATCAAAACCACTAAGTGATGTACACATGACAAGAATCTAGTAGATTATTACGGTATGCACATGGGGGACGGGAAGGATTGAACTGAATCAATAAACAGTATACAcgtaattttaaattagacAGTGCCTTACCTGGGGGATGGGAAGGATAGCCAAACTGTCAATGAGGAAGAGCATCCACATACGTACAGTTGGATCTTCAAGAACTTcttctcccttttttttttttttaaaaaaaaagaatcaggTATTCTATATGCATCGAAGAAGACAACAtagattatatttatataaagagAGATTGTCAATTTCCCCTACCGTAATCAATATATGTCATTTGCCTCCCtcctatttttataatagttaAAAACTCCCTTGATAACATAAGTTTTACAATGTTAccctattttcaaatatacgtttatttatatttattataaattaaataaatcatatgaatagaaactaaataaaaatttaagcattagaaaaaaagaaatatatttttgatgtgaacaaaaaaaataataataaagcacTGGATCGATCCCTAACTTCGCCCCCCGTACTTGTCACTGACCTCTTTCCGAGAACATCGTTCCCATCGAATAAGTTGAATcaaggcaaaaaaaaattttcttatactttttttttattttgtaaacattttcttctaataaatattttataagatttCAAAGTCAAATgtaaaaagtacaagaaaaatattttattatttattttataataattttttatttatcattcaagttttcttataataattttttatcattttatagtaattttcttatatatttattataagaaaatattttataaaataaaaaagtacaagaaaaatacttttattattaattttttcacatcaaaccatatatttcttagttttaatacttaattttttatttcactttctattcatgtgatctatttaatctataataaatatgaataaaattgaaaataaaaataatattgtaaacttatactGTCAAGGGAGTTATTcaccattataaaaacaataggAGGGGTGCAAATAGTATATATTGATTATCGTAAGGAAGAAATTAGCAATCTTCCTTGTATAAATTATGGAAGTTGAAGAAACAACTAGCTATATTAGCGAAAGTAAATTATACCTTGAAATCTTTTAACTGCTGGCacaatttcttaaatttttctttttggttctcCTTTTTATCTGCCTTATGCAGCTCAAATATAATATAGACTAGCTTAAGGAAATCGAGGACGGAGCGGATGACGGTAGCGGTAATCCCCAAGGTTTTGTCCCAGTGAatgcatttcttttcatcATTCAGCACCAGAATGTAGAAGAATAAAGGATCGAGGATCATTGCAATCACATTCACTAGAAGACATTCTTTATTCTGGATTGCACTCGCTATGACTTTATGATATAAcacaattattataactaCCACGTATAGCACTAGCATTATCCCACCAAATATTATAAGACATAATAgcaacagaaaaagaaatatgacaACTAGAAGATTCTTAACGCAACCGAAGCATGTAAGTGGTTCTTGATCGGCCGATATCTTTCCATTACCATGAACTTTAGATTGTTCATGTCTTGAACCTGCCTCTGGATCCTGAGACCTGATATGATCGAGACGCAAGTTAAGGTTCTGTCATATTCttttccctttatttttttaatacatatatatctGTACAGTTGAAACAAGCCAATAACGGAAGTCCAACATATATCCAAAccgaatttaaaaaatcacataCTTCCTTAAAAAATAAGGGAAGGAGGCGTAGGGTGGTTGTCGTGGATTTGCATACACTGGAAAAGGGGAAGATTACCAAATCTCCCTTCTTATTGGAATTAGCcatttcctttcatgttttaAACCTCACCAAAACTCTCCTAACATTACATGCTATGTGGTGTTCTTTTGGTCTTTTTTCCTACTGACAAATCTGAtggttgaaaaacaaattgacTTAATTTAGCATTAGTTGACAGTTAACataagtttattaattttggagTAGGATTTCCAAATATGAGCAGGAAATGGTTTATTTTCCTAATCAAGGGGGATTTTGGCTGAAAAATGTCAAACATGCCGATCAAAAAAACCAACAAATTGTATAACttacaaataattaacaagCAATAATCAAGATATTGATTTCTACAAAtgtgtataaaattatttagacaGACTAGAGAATGTTTTAGGAAGTAGAAAGTAGCTATTATAATTATGGACAAGAAGAAGATTGAATCTATCAATcatctattattaaaattgagagaacatgaaaaatagaaaaagaaaaaggaatcaCTGTCTGCTATAATTGcgtttattatatataagaaCTTTGTTTACCCTTTTTGATTTAAAAGGAGTCTATCAACAATATCAATACAAGTTTAGTCCCTTAAAAGGCTAGTTCTACTTCATGGCCTTGTCCAAATACATTCATTGAAAATGAGAacattgagaaaataaaactagctCCGCAAAAAGTGTAAGTACAAGGGTTACAatgctgaaaaaaataaaaataacagcTAACTTACATAATCAGCAATGAAAATCCAAGCGAAGAATTAAACTTCGGAATATTTTTGCAAATTCGGCCAAGTAACTTGTTCCTTAAAGTGCATAATTGAATTGCCGCTTAAAAAGAGTTGGATTGTACACTTAAAAGATTGTGACTTGATCAGTCGTCGTCAAGATAACATATTTTCCAGTCGGGTCACTGTCATTCCAGCTAGCCAAAATACAAAATGACAGTGAAAATTAATTCGttagaaaatgaaaggaaaccataataatttatgtgaAATTCTTCTAACTTAAAAGGCAATCTTGTTAGACAGTAATCTGAGAGCTTATGatatgcaaaaaaataaattagttaaaagaaacaaacattAATATGTCCATAGACCATGTATGTAGCACAGGATCATTAAGCATTTGACTGTTTGGGTTTATTGCAAAatagatttattaaaataatacacaAGCACATTCCAACAACTTCTTGATTGGGTTGCACGTATAACGCATTAATGATTCCTCCCAAATTTTCCAGTTTCCACACTAGATTTTTGATTGAAAATGCTGATATCCGTCCCTGGCGCTGACAATGCAttaatgagaaatgaaaaaaaacgTGTATATAATATTTGCAAGAAAAGACTTCAGAAAGATTAAGAACCTCGGCCATAGCTGGCAATCTAGAAAATCCAGGTCATCGTTTAAATGGCATCCAAGTACCTCCAAAAAAGAGGTTGTTGGAGACAGTTGAGTTAATTGTAAGTTCTTATTCTTAATTTGTAGCATAAACGAGAGTGTCCCACAACCACAAGCACCTACCAATCTTTTTCAATTATCAATGAATTCACCAGAGGGAAGGCAAATGCAATTATATATTGACACGAGTACATCTATTATGCCCCCTGAtatatgacaaaataaaaataagggtaaaagcttgtttagtccttatattatgaggttagtgcCCATGTAATccctatatttaaaaaaattcctcAAAACGTATTTACTGTTAAATGTTGACACTtgtgccattattttttattctttttagaatgtttttacaatattacactCTTATagtaatgttttattttggatattaataaaaaaatggattatcaaattaaacccaaaaataaaataaaaaacaaaaaatatatatattaatttttgttgaagcTCATGtatgtccaaaaaaattaattttgtgaaaaattatcaatttttttagaaaaaataatattttaactacTCAGCAGAGTGTTCcacaaaaacaatatatatatatattgttttttattttattttttggctttaaattggtaaattgatttttctttttaataatgtctaaaaaaataaacattattgtaatatggtaatattataaaaataagtcaaAAGGAATAAAAGGTAATGGCAAatgtgtcaataatttaatgatagaGATACTTTagggtattttaaaaaatataaggactaaacgaacactaatatcaaaatatagggactaaataagcttttaccctaaaaataacccaatttcttcttcttttttcatattttaaacagaaatagcaataataataataaattacgaAATTAAAGCACTTCATTTGTTGGATcttttttcaagaaattaattcaattttttctagAGATAAAAAAGGAGTATAATTTATGGATCATGATATGAAGTATTGCAGTTTTTCCCcacttcatattttaaataaatagctATTCCTTGTTGCTGCCCCTTTGAACCAACAAGTTGTTCCTGAattatgacataaaaatacagTCATTAatcagaaattaaaaaaaacgtgatatataatttttgcaCGAAATAAaagacttcaaaaaaaaaaattaaaaagtttcgGCCATAGCAATCTAGAAAATTAAGGTTATCGATCGATTAAATGGCATTTATAGCCATCCTAATATGACCAAAAAATTGGATTGGAGGAAGGTTGGTGAATGTTGAATGAATCATAgttgttattaatttgtatcaTAAACGAGAGTAAGGGCACTGCAATTATATATTGACAACTGTACATTTTGAGTCTGCCTCAAGTTTAAAACCACGATGAGTCACTCTCATATTCACTCGCACAGTCACAGTCACACTTACAATGACGCCGACGATGCCACCTCTCTGACGACGTCACCGCGGCGGAGGTACTGTACACGCCGATCAATGCTGCGGTGGTCCGTTAAATAACTCACTTCAATTACTCTTTTGTTCCCTCCATGCATAACCTTGTTATCTTTCTTTAATCATATAGCTgatgtttttttctttaaaaaaataaaaactgtaagTGTAATCTCAAATTCCCGTAATTTTAAACCAAACAGGTATGTTAATATAAAATCTCTAGTTAGTTCTTTATATTCCTTAGATTTAATGTTATTAGTTGCAGCTacactttttttattcatgttaattttgttCGAGTAGCAATTGTAGCTTTGTATTAGCGTCATGTGAATTTCCTATTTAAATTACCCCcttaacaatcaaaatgtagattcactataatttatttgacactcaaataaattttgcagGCACGAAGTGATGAGTTTTCAATTGAAGTCGAAcaaatggatgttaaaatTGCGTAGAACTGATGAAGGAAAAAGTTTCTGATTACATCATCCAGGTGACGTCAGTCTTATGGAGAGCCATAATTGACAGCCTTTCCTCggaagaaaatcaaagaattAGGTTTAtcccatttattaaatatgtttatttaaaatatcacaTTTATCCTTTCAACAAAAGGTCTCTTACAACTTTTATTATACGCGGACCTACGTAGTTAATATACTTTTTGAAATATGACCAAAGTATCGAATAGCTTCTAAACAGGTGTAAAGCGTCATTctgctttttaatttttttcttttaatttatatattggaAATTGAGAATACTcacacaaaaattattttcctaaTTAACTCGTGCAATTCAATATTTCTGTCATAATGAGATAATTTATGGGTCCTACTATGTTGCAACAGTTGCACCATATCACATTCTTTTGTCTGTATCAAACAAAACCGTTGGATActtctttctttaatctaACGGCTGGACTTAATTATTGGATAAATTGGACTGAGACAGGTAACCTTTTGAGTGGGTTAAAATTAGTTGACTTCATCTTTTCATTTTCGTCCTCGGTACGTGTATTATACTGCAATACAATCTTTTGAGCGCTGAAATTAACCATTGATTTCTCGTCTTTCGTCTTAcataacacttgacttccatcatcatcatatcaatcaaaaatagtaaaattcaattaattttttttttttttttgcagaagttgtcattaattaattttctatttattgcTCTCTTTTTTTACGTTTAATACCAGAAATATCTCTCTTGTTGAACTCTCTTGAGCAAGAATAGCATCTGAAACTGTATTTTTCTTCTATGAGGAATTTCGTCAAACAGGTAGCAGACATGAAATACATCCAAGTTGTTTTCAACTCAAATGTAAGTTAACACACAAAAATCAATCTTGAAGTCCTAGCAAAAGTTGCATAAGTGAAATGGATCATTACATTGAAGGATtagacagaaaaaaaaaaaaaaaaagatgaagaacTTGAAGATGTAAAGATGAAATTTTGGGGCAATACCATCAACAACCAACTgattccagcaaaaaaaaaaaaagaaaaaaaaaagaaagatgatgTACAAAAGACGATGAAGGAATTGATGAAAAGCAAaatgtaaaaaagaaaagaaattatgtgTTCGTCAATTTGTTCGTGTTTGATGAATTAccaagtacaaaaaaaaaagggtagaTGGTATTAGGCAAGAGAttatgagaaattaaaaaaaaatgttaatccTAATCGTAGATGGTAGATGGTGATATGTGTAAGTagatctttaaatttaagtcaTAACTGTCCTAATTTCACCGGTATACTTGAAAATATGCCTGGCAATTTAAAACacgttaaaattatttgacttttAAACCAATGGTTAGTTGGGTTAAGGACAAAAATTGTGGTAGCACACTACAATTACAACATAGGCGGATCCTAATCATGACAGATAAGTACCATAaggcttaattaattatgcagCTCGATTAATTATGCAGGCTTCCTTCGACATCCGCCAACTTTTTCTATCGCAAATAAGTATCATAAGCCTCCAAATACCTGAAGGACCAACAAACTAATTGGcaatttcaaaaattgtgGAAGTGATAATCACACACCTCCACACTTCCAAtcatgtaaaatttacaagaaaataaagaaataaataaattcatgtgACGTCTTTCTTATGGAGAGTCATAATTCGCAGCCTTTTCCTCGggagaaatttgaaaaattagatttatcccatttatttatttctttattaataatatcaattatCACATTTGTCCTTTCAACGAAAGGTCTTTAAACTTCTGTGATGGACCTCCGTGGTTAAAACCCTTTTTGAAATATGACCAAATTATCCAATAGCTTGTAAACATTACAATGTGTCATTCTCCTCCTTAATTTTGTCTcgtaatttttatattgaaaattgAGAATACTCACACAAAATGATTTTCCCTATAAACTTTAcgcaattttaatatttctttcataatgaaataatttaataccATCACATCAAGTGTTACACCAATAATAGTCAAAATTTGTATCACAGCTCAATATAACTCCACTAATATtagaatttcaatatttaaattttaaattgagtGTAAATGTTAAGTATCACACATctattatatgaaaaaaataaaattattattatatcatctaataaatgaatgtcacatcaattaaaattcaaacattaaTATCTATCATTATTCATCATCACTGGTGAATTAATTGACAAAGCCAGATAGAAtcatatgtaaaattttaaggcAAGTGTTAAATTACATGTAATGTAACTTAGAGGGATtcatatgtaaaattttaaggcAAGTGTTAAGTTACATGTAACGTAACTTACACCACTCACATGAACAATGAGTGGGCCCCACATCACACACTGTTTACTGTTCATGTGAGTGGGTGTAAGTTATATTACATGTAACTTAGAGGGATCCAAAtttcaaactaaaattttggCCCTTTTCTGCGCACATCtaaatataaagaataaacAATTTGTAATTGTCAACTACCAAATGACAAATCCACAGCTTCGGTGATTTAAACGTCTAATTATCTgcgaaagaaaagaaaaaactagtCGTTGGAAAATGCTCTCAACCGAAAACTCTCTTGACAAGAACAACCCCCCTCCCCTTGAGGATGATCGATCGACCAAGAAAACCAAATTCAGAGCACAAGGGGAGGATGGAGATAATCCATCTATGTTGTTCTTTCGAGATAAACCAATGGAACAACAAAAGGGGGTGATTGATGCTGAAGTCGGTAGAGAAGAATTCATGGGGaaggaaaatgataatgaaattgaaaatgaggATGTGGTCATTGAACGGGAAGGCTTTTTACCTTCGATTTCTTTTTCACAAAAAGTCCATGAGCAACTTATAAAACCATGGCACTCTACTGTGGTGGTGAAACTTCTTGGCCGCATGATTGGATACAAAGCGTTTTGCTCACGGCTGGGAATCTTGTAGCCTAATATTGGCGGATACTCTGTTATAGATTTAGATAATGCCTATTTTCTCGTTAAGTTCAGGAAGGAAGGTGATGCTGAGTTTGTTCTTACATAAGGGCCATGGATTGTTTCGGGGCATTACCTGACCGTTCAGCTATGGTCGCCTCATTTCGATAGCTCGAATGAAAAGATTGATGAAATCACTGCAT from Citrus sinensis cultivar Valencia sweet orange chromosome 9, DVS_A1.0, whole genome shotgun sequence carries:
- the LOC102625224 gene encoding cyclic nucleotide-gated ion channel 1-like; its protein translation is MSQDPEAGSRHEQSKVHGNGKISADQEPLTCFGCVKNLLVVIFLFLLLLCLIIFGGIMLVLYVVVIIIVLYHKVIASAIQNKECLLVNVIAMILDPLFFYILVLNDEKKCIHWDKTLGITATVIRSVLDFLKLVYIIFELHKADKKENQKEKFKKLCQQLKDFKGEEVLEDPTVRMWMLFLIDSLAILPIPQVLVIFGIRGTEFSTAMTFFVLQYLLRVIRTYFVFTEAIEGSGVIADATWVIFAFYVLLYLQSGHMFGALWYYYAIRKVTECWREACKNHTGCGHISFACNGSFGDYNFLNDFCPISTGSTTRYSFGLYNDALQSGIVAETDFLKKLLHCLHWGLQKLSAFGQDLETSDDVGENIFAIWMTIYGVVLFVFLIGRMQIETARSQKINPRWQGLKQSKHYAVISGDRKVLRKFKKAKRENLVNKHVDVHINSFLSDLSQDAANEVKRLIGRTHLEKMQVNEFENWSEKSLGYLCEFLKPVLFIERTRIIRAGDPIDEMIFVLKGKLWTYASRNVTTTTASNSRRSRENHLEDGDFFGKELIAWAQDESSSNLPISNKTIQALTDVEAFTLIADDLKHVLSFRRNQAALFLQSYWRFREFLRERRLSKNQA